The Leptolyngbya sp. CCY15150 genome contains a region encoding:
- a CDS encoding alpha-E domain-containing protein — protein MLSRVADSIYWLNRYVERAENVARFIDVNLNLLLDNPLGIRQQWRPLIITTGDLQEFEKRYGEATAENVIQFLTFDDQYPNSIASCLRAARENARSVREIISSEMWEQVNSFHLMVQDVSKAKSLADLSSFFAEVKMASHLFSGVMDATMSHNEGWHFGHVGRLLERADKTARILDVKYFILLPSIHDVGTTLDELQWIALLKSASAYEMYRKRQQRINPREVAEFLILDRQFPRSIQFCLIEAERSLHHITGYPADTWRNSSERALGKLRSELDYLTMDEIMEKGLHEFLDNLQSQINQVGDRIFETFFDLEPVS, from the coding sequence ATCTGCTGCTGGATAATCCCCTAGGCATTCGTCAGCAATGGCGACCGCTGATTATTACCACCGGCGATCTCCAGGAATTTGAGAAGCGCTATGGAGAAGCCACCGCAGAAAACGTCATTCAGTTCCTCACCTTTGATGACCAATATCCCAACTCCATCGCCTCCTGCCTGCGGGCAGCGCGGGAAAATGCCCGATCGGTGCGGGAAATCATTTCCTCAGAAATGTGGGAACAGGTGAACTCGTTTCACCTGATGGTGCAGGATGTCTCCAAAGCCAAATCCCTGGCCGACCTCTCCAGTTTCTTTGCAGAGGTGAAAATGGCCAGCCACCTCTTTTCCGGCGTCATGGATGCCACCATGTCCCATAACGAAGGCTGGCACTTTGGGCATGTGGGACGGCTGCTGGAACGGGCCGACAAAACCGCCCGGATTCTAGACGTGAAATACTTCATCCTGCTGCCGTCCATCCATGACGTCGGTACCACCCTGGATGAACTACAGTGGATTGCCCTGCTTAAATCGGCCAGTGCCTATGAAATGTACCGCAAACGGCAGCAGCGGATTAATCCCCGCGAGGTGGCAGAATTCCTCATCCTCGATCGCCAATTTCCCCGGTCTATCCAATTTTGCTTGATTGAGGCAGAGCGATCGCTCCACCACATCACCGGCTATCCAGCAGACACCTGGCGCAACTCGTCGGAACGCGCCCTTGGCAAACTGCGATCGGAACTGGACTACCTGACCATGGACGAAATCATGGAGAAGGGGCTCCACGAATTTTTGGACAACCTACAATCCCAGATCAACCAAGTGGGCGATCGCATTTTTGAGACCTTTTTCGACCTAGAACCCGTATCCTAG